From a region of the Tenggerimyces flavus genome:
- a CDS encoding alpha/beta fold hydrolase, with product MSLQTIPANGAELCVETFGDPSDPAILLIGGGGASMDWWDAEFCARLAASGRLVIRYDLRDTGQSTTYPRGNPGYSFPDLSTDAIGVLDGLGIAKGNIVGISMGGTIALGAVLRYPDRVSTLTLMSTSPAGPGSPANGLPPVAPRLRKHWANPVPDPDWNDRDAYIDYLAADTAVYAGTVSLDEQSQRELIGRAFDRSIDPGAAGNHGVLKGGTDVRPRLGEIKAPTLVIHGTVDPLFPLAHGEAFVAELPQATLLPLEGVGHEAPPPATWDVVVPALVEHTGGSR from the coding sequence ATGAGCTTGCAGACCATCCCCGCCAACGGCGCCGAGCTGTGCGTCGAGACGTTCGGCGACCCCAGCGATCCGGCCATCCTCCTGATCGGTGGGGGAGGCGCCTCGATGGACTGGTGGGACGCGGAGTTCTGCGCGCGGCTGGCTGCGAGTGGGCGTCTCGTGATCCGGTACGACCTGCGCGACACCGGGCAGTCGACGACGTACCCGCGCGGCAACCCCGGCTACTCGTTCCCCGACCTGTCCACCGACGCGATCGGCGTGCTCGACGGCCTCGGCATCGCGAAGGGGAACATCGTCGGGATCTCGATGGGCGGCACGATCGCGCTGGGCGCCGTCCTCCGCTATCCCGACCGGGTGAGCACGCTCACGCTGATGTCGACCAGCCCCGCCGGACCGGGCTCGCCCGCGAACGGGTTGCCGCCGGTCGCGCCGCGGCTGCGGAAGCACTGGGCCAACCCCGTTCCCGACCCGGACTGGAACGACCGGGACGCCTACATCGACTACCTCGCGGCTGACACGGCGGTGTACGCCGGAACCGTCAGCCTGGACGAGCAGAGCCAGCGGGAGCTGATCGGCCGGGCGTTCGACCGCAGCATCGACCCGGGCGCGGCGGGGAACCACGGCGTGCTCAAGGGCGGCACCGACGTCCGTCCGAGGCTCGGCGAGATCAAGGCGCCGACGTTGGTGATCCACGGTACGGTCGACCCGCTGTTCCCGCTCGCGCACGGCGAGGCGTTCGTCGCCGAGCTGCCTCAGGCGACCTTGCTTCCGCTCGAGGGCGTTGGACACGAGGCGCCGCCGCCCGCGACGTGGGACGTCGTCGTACCAGCGCTGGTGGAGCACACGGGAGGATCGCGGTGA
- a CDS encoding LysE family translocator — translation MTVEFLLTTLIVVATPGAGVVYTLAAALSRGGRASVIAAVGCTLGIVPHLVAAITGLAALLHASATAFQVIKYAGVAYLLYMAWSTWRDKGALTVQEDQTPKSALNVILSGIVVNLLNPKLTIFFFAFLPQFVPANSANALPRMLELSGVFMLATLVIFAIYGLCAAAVRSQVISRPRVMTWIRRVFAGSFVALGARLAVTDR, via the coding sequence GTGACCGTCGAGTTCCTGCTGACCACGTTGATCGTCGTCGCGACGCCGGGCGCCGGCGTGGTCTACACGCTCGCGGCGGCGCTGTCGCGCGGCGGCCGCGCGAGCGTGATCGCGGCCGTTGGCTGCACCCTCGGCATCGTTCCGCACCTGGTCGCGGCGATCACCGGGCTCGCGGCGCTGTTGCACGCGAGCGCGACCGCGTTCCAGGTGATCAAGTACGCCGGTGTCGCGTACTTGTTGTACATGGCGTGGTCGACGTGGCGTGACAAGGGCGCGTTGACGGTGCAGGAGGACCAGACGCCGAAGTCGGCGCTGAACGTGATCCTCAGCGGCATCGTGGTCAACCTGCTCAACCCGAAGCTCACGATCTTCTTCTTCGCGTTCCTGCCGCAGTTCGTGCCCGCCAACTCGGCGAACGCCTTGCCGCGGATGCTCGAGCTCAGCGGCGTGTTCATGCTGGCGACGCTGGTGATCTTCGCGATCTATGGTTTGTGCGCGGCGGCCGTGCGGTCGCAGGTGATCTCGCGGCCGCGGGTGATGACGTGGATCCGGCGGGTCTTCGCCGGCTCGTTCGTGGCGCTGGGTGCGCGGCTGGCGGTGACGGACCGATGA
- a CDS encoding B3/B4 domain-containing protein has translation MSSTFQHSSELWRDYPALVAGVVRVDGITADVSVSVDSFYARASERLASSSESELPEIRAWRRTFSSMGLKPTQYRCASEALLRRFKKESALPSIHPLIDVCNAISLAYAIPVAVFDLAHVVGSLEVRRAVGSELYLTFGGTVESPETGEVIFADADGQAHARRWTNRQSARSAIQPSSSRVLIVAEALHSSADKDVAELVASVVSALGAAWSVAPRSAVLSAAAPSFDL, from the coding sequence ATGAGCTCGACGTTCCAGCACTCTTCTGAGCTGTGGCGGGATTATCCGGCGTTGGTCGCGGGTGTCGTGCGGGTCGACGGGATCACCGCTGACGTGTCGGTGTCCGTGGACTCGTTCTACGCGCGGGCTTCGGAGCGGCTGGCTTCGTCGTCGGAGAGCGAGCTGCCGGAGATCCGGGCCTGGCGGCGGACGTTCTCGTCGATGGGGTTGAAGCCGACGCAGTATCGGTGCGCTTCGGAGGCTTTGCTGCGGCGGTTCAAGAAGGAGAGCGCGCTGCCGTCGATCCATCCGTTGATCGATGTGTGCAACGCGATCTCGTTGGCGTACGCGATCCCGGTGGCGGTCTTCGATCTCGCACACGTCGTGGGGTCGTTGGAGGTGCGGCGCGCGGTGGGGTCCGAGCTGTACCTGACGTTCGGCGGGACGGTGGAGTCGCCGGAGACTGGTGAGGTGATCTTCGCCGACGCCGACGGGCAGGCGCATGCTCGGCGGTGGACGAACCGGCAGAGCGCCCGTTCGGCGATCCAGCCGTCGAGCTCGCGCGTGCTGATCGTCGCGGAGGCGCTGCATTCCTCGGCGGACAAGGACGTCGCCGAGTTGGTCGCTTCCGTCGTGTCTGCTCTTGGGGCCGCGTGGTCGGTGGCGCCGCGGTCGGCGGTCCTGTCCGCCGCGGCGCCCTCGTTCGACCTGTAG
- a CDS encoding peptidase inhibitor family I36 protein, producing the protein MVRKIALAAILGLLAIFLTPGPAYAAAPGNGRCDANEVCLFEHERFGGGVADFRCGSNYCEFRSFTSWTFGNGHRLNDAVSSVKNRTGKWVTLFIDAPPDSGRPFSGVEPNGEWAVMGFDWNDYFSSMWISQ; encoded by the coding sequence ATGGTACGAAAAATCGCTCTGGCCGCGATCCTCGGTCTCCTCGCGATCTTCCTCACTCCAGGACCCGCGTACGCCGCGGCGCCGGGGAATGGAAGATGCGATGCCAACGAGGTCTGCCTGTTCGAGCACGAGCGCTTCGGCGGCGGCGTGGCCGACTTCCGATGCGGCAGCAACTACTGCGAGTTTCGCAGCTTCACCTCGTGGACGTTCGGCAACGGCCACCGGCTCAACGACGCTGTCAGCTCGGTCAAGAACCGGACCGGCAAGTGGGTCACGCTCTTCATCGACGCCCCGCCCGACTCCGGCCGCCCGTTCAGCGGCGTCGAGCCCAACGGCGAGTGGGCGGTCATGGGCTTCGACTGGAACGACTACTTCAGCTCGATGTGGATCTCCCAGTAG
- a CDS encoding winged helix-turn-helix transcriptional regulator, which produces MSKKRLFDDPCGIARALNAVGERWALLVVRELVFGPKRYSDLHRGLPQMSQNVLAQRLRELEADGLVRRRRLGPPASAAVYELTERGQELEPVLRALAHWGSRAPLPEDGAAELSVDALLFALRATFDPELAGELSVRCQLDVAGDRFRITVAGGRLELDRGEHAEPDAWLTVPEAATLRDLVFAGAALHDAVERADTEVAGDTARLAALLRCFPAAVRYPAPQDPGPTDPVSPGPV; this is translated from the coding sequence ATGAGTAAGAAGCGGCTGTTCGACGACCCCTGCGGCATCGCGCGAGCGCTGAACGCGGTCGGCGAGCGGTGGGCGTTGCTGGTTGTGCGGGAACTGGTGTTCGGCCCGAAGCGCTACTCCGACCTGCACCGCGGGCTGCCGCAGATGAGCCAGAACGTCCTCGCGCAGCGGTTGCGCGAGCTCGAAGCCGACGGCCTGGTGCGGCGAAGGCGCCTGGGGCCGCCTGCGTCCGCCGCCGTGTACGAGCTCACCGAGCGCGGGCAGGAACTGGAGCCCGTGCTCCGCGCGCTCGCCCACTGGGGCAGCCGCGCACCGCTGCCCGAGGACGGCGCGGCGGAACTGAGCGTCGACGCGCTGCTGTTCGCCCTGCGCGCCACCTTCGATCCGGAACTGGCGGGTGAGCTGTCGGTGCGCTGCCAGCTGGACGTCGCGGGCGACCGGTTCCGCATCACCGTTGCTGGCGGGCGCCTCGAATTGGACCGCGGTGAGCACGCCGAACCCGATGCGTGGCTGACCGTGCCAGAGGCGGCGACATTGCGCGATCTGGTGTTCGCCGGTGCGGCGCTGCACGACGCCGTCGAGCGGGCAGACACCGAGGTGGCGGGCGACACCGCGCGGCTCGCCGCCCTGCTGCGCTGCTTTCCCGCAGCCGTGCGGTATCCGGCGCCACAGGACCCCGGGCCGACGGATCCCGTGTCGCCGGGCCCCGTTTAA
- a CDS encoding serine hydrolase domain-containing protein, producing the protein MNPVTSADGTVIGYTRHGDGPPVILAGGGLDDGTENAPLAEALAAHRAQLIRSPVGCAAGGPRCSGVLPLRLIRLRHVDRGLPVGAIDEGNDGMTLDVEVRDRVDATVAQAIEEGQVPGVVAAVARGEAVHVATAGASAVGGPPMARDTLFRITSMSKPITAAAVLSLADDGVLDLDEPVDRLLPELADRRVLRRPDGPLDDTMPALRSPLVRELLTFTWGFGLLGAMLTAEQPWPIVAAATERQVMTFGPPQSAAAPDPDTWLARLGELPLVAPPGERWLYHTGSQVLGVLAARAASMPFPDVLRERVLDPLGMRDTAYTAETGRLATAYALRDGRLVETDPPGGQWSRPPAFPDGGDGLVSSVDDLVAFGRMLARGGAPVLRPETAAAMTGDQLTREQRARVWPGFDMLLGRGWGFGVSVLDDGGYSWHGGQGTAWWNVPAQDLTVVVLTQREFDENGPPAVCDKVLAAARPVRQ; encoded by the coding sequence GTGAACCCTGTGACCTCCGCCGACGGCACCGTCATCGGCTACACACGGCACGGCGACGGGCCCCCGGTGATCCTGGCCGGCGGCGGTCTCGACGACGGAACGGAGAACGCCCCACTCGCCGAGGCGCTGGCCGCGCACCGTGCTCAACTCATCCGTTCACCGGTTGGCTGCGCGGCGGGTGGTCCGAGGTGCAGTGGTGTCCTCCCACTGAGGTTGATCCGCTTACGGCACGTCGACAGAGGGCTACCAGTCGGCGCCATTGACGAAGGGAATGACGGGATGACGCTCGACGTGGAGGTGCGTGACCGGGTCGACGCGACCGTCGCGCAGGCCATCGAGGAGGGCCAGGTGCCCGGTGTGGTCGCGGCCGTGGCGCGAGGCGAGGCGGTGCACGTGGCGACGGCCGGCGCGAGCGCGGTCGGCGGGCCGCCGATGGCGCGGGACACGCTGTTCCGGATCACCTCGATGAGCAAGCCGATCACGGCGGCCGCCGTGCTGTCGCTGGCCGACGACGGTGTGCTCGATCTGGACGAGCCGGTCGATCGCCTGCTGCCCGAGCTCGCCGACCGTCGGGTGCTGCGCAGGCCGGACGGCCCGCTCGACGACACGATGCCGGCGCTGCGCTCCCCGCTGGTCCGCGAGTTGCTCACCTTCACGTGGGGCTTCGGGTTGCTGGGCGCGATGCTCACGGCGGAGCAGCCGTGGCCGATCGTCGCCGCGGCCACGGAGCGCCAGGTCATGACGTTCGGTCCGCCGCAATCGGCCGCCGCGCCGGACCCGGACACCTGGCTGGCCCGACTGGGTGAGCTGCCGCTGGTCGCCCCGCCCGGCGAGCGGTGGCTCTACCACACCGGTTCACAGGTGCTCGGCGTGCTGGCGGCACGAGCAGCGAGCATGCCGTTCCCGGACGTCCTGCGCGAACGGGTGCTCGACCCGCTCGGGATGCGCGACACCGCGTACACCGCAGAGACCGGCCGCCTCGCCACCGCGTACGCCCTGCGCGACGGGCGGCTCGTGGAGACCGACCCGCCGGGCGGGCAGTGGTCCCGACCCCCGGCGTTCCCGGACGGCGGCGACGGGCTGGTGTCCTCGGTCGACGACCTCGTCGCGTTTGGGCGGATGCTCGCCCGCGGGGGCGCGCCCGTGCTGCGCCCGGAGACGGCCGCGGCCATGACCGGCGACCAGCTCACCCGCGAGCAGCGGGCGCGGGTGTGGCCGGGCTTCGACATGCTCCTCGGCCGCGGCTGGGGTTTCGGCGTCTCGGTACTCGACGACGGGGGCTACTCGTGGCACGGCGGGCAGGGCACGGCGTGGTGGAACGTGCCCGCGCAGGACCTGACCGTCGTCGTGCTCACCCAGCGCGAGTTCGACGAGAACGGCCCGCCCGCGGTCTGCGACAAGGTACTCGCGGCGGCCCGACCGGTGCGCCAGTAG
- a CDS encoding ABC transporter permease, with translation MWRPSPLVGALLGDVMRYSIGSVVVITLGLVLGFRPEGGAVGVVLSVALLLVFSFCLSWLWTMLSLILRTPNSVAGVSMMVMFPLTFVSNIFVDPTTMPGWLQAVVEVNPITHLATVVRGLMHGSVPAGEIGWVLVSSVLLVAVFGPITMVLYRNKK, from the coding sequence GTGTGGCGACCGTCGCCGCTGGTCGGCGCCCTGCTCGGCGATGTGATGCGCTACTCGATCGGGTCGGTGGTCGTGATCACGCTCGGCCTGGTCCTCGGGTTCCGGCCGGAAGGTGGCGCCGTCGGGGTGGTGCTGTCGGTGGCGCTACTGCTGGTGTTCTCGTTCTGCCTGTCGTGGCTGTGGACGATGCTCAGCCTGATCCTGCGCACGCCGAACTCGGTGGCGGGAGTCAGCATGATGGTGATGTTCCCGCTGACGTTCGTGAGCAACATCTTCGTGGACCCGACGACGATGCCGGGGTGGTTGCAGGCGGTCGTCGAGGTCAACCCGATCACCCACCTGGCGACCGTGGTACGCGGCCTGATGCACGGTTCGGTGCCCGCCGGGGAAATCGGCTGGGTGCTCGTGTCGTCCGTACTTCTCGTCGCGGTCTTCGGTCCCATCACCATGGTCCTCTACCGCAACAAGAAGTAG
- a CDS encoding VOC family protein has product MSELTTTQPAGTPTWIDLGIPDLDRAMTFYGALFGWEFDVGPAEYGHYTQCLLRGRPVAAIRPNPDPDATEFWWNVYFATDDCDAAAARARNAGGSIITGPMDVLDQGRTAIIKDTTGAQCGLWQAGAHIGCEIVNEPNALLRNDLVTAESGPARDFYVAVFGYTLDANPDMPELDFTFLRRPDGHEIGGIVGDPKATKSRWGTLFQVDDADAAARRAIDAGGTSAEPYDTIYGRVANITDPFGTEFDVGAAMTS; this is encoded by the coding sequence ATGAGCGAGTTGACCACCACGCAGCCGGCCGGCACACCGACCTGGATCGACCTGGGCATCCCGGATCTCGACCGCGCGATGACCTTCTACGGCGCGTTGTTCGGTTGGGAGTTCGATGTGGGACCGGCGGAGTACGGCCACTACACCCAGTGCTTGCTACGGGGCAGACCCGTCGCGGCCATCAGGCCGAACCCCGATCCCGACGCCACGGAATTCTGGTGGAACGTCTACTTCGCGACGGATGACTGTGACGCCGCGGCCGCCCGAGCGCGGAACGCGGGCGGCTCGATCATCACCGGCCCGATGGACGTGCTGGACCAGGGCCGGACGGCGATCATCAAGGACACCACCGGTGCGCAGTGTGGACTGTGGCAGGCCGGTGCCCACATCGGCTGCGAGATCGTCAACGAGCCGAACGCCCTGCTCCGCAACGACCTGGTCACCGCGGAATCCGGGCCCGCGCGCGACTTCTACGTCGCGGTCTTCGGCTACACGTTGGATGCCAACCCGGACATGCCCGAGCTCGACTTCACGTTCCTGCGCAGACCGGATGGCCACGAGATCGGCGGCATCGTCGGTGACCCAAAGGCCACGAAGTCCCGTTGGGGGACCTTGTTCCAGGTGGACGACGCCGATGCGGCGGCGCGACGAGCGATCGACGCGGGTGGGACCTCGGCCGAGCCCTACGACACGATCTACGGGCGGGTCGCGAACATCACGGACCCGTTCGGCACGGAGTTCGATGTCGGTGCGGCGATGACGAGCTGA
- a CDS encoding phosphotransferase family protein: MELPRFGSDEEYAAGRNHPTLWLPVFRRALRAAGLSPDGPLELLAPSQYPTAAARDHGLVATVYPSHWGGFDAYRLELDAHALLEPTSLPIPRLVAHGTLLASTSDHPWPWLIETEVVGRPWSEVVPTLPPSVQLRSAAELGATLQRWHSVPHDHGQIVNARWDNFLRLVTEERDTLGADDDRLALLGPVPEGALHALAASTLSEVDTTRSTSLLHSDVHGGNVLLDPGTGALVGIIDFNEVQAGHAWYDLADACFRLLHGDPHLVPAFLNGYGLSEADLADGAALRLLGWGLLHDFDVLTPAAEARRPTQTSVAALALHLTGLGD; the protein is encoded by the coding sequence GTGGAGCTGCCGCGGTTCGGATCCGATGAGGAGTACGCGGCGGGGCGGAACCATCCGACGTTGTGGCTCCCGGTCTTCCGCCGCGCGCTTCGGGCAGCGGGCTTGTCGCCCGACGGGCCTCTCGAACTGCTCGCACCCTCGCAGTACCCGACGGCGGCGGCGCGTGACCACGGTCTCGTGGCCACGGTTTACCCCTCGCACTGGGGCGGGTTCGATGCGTACCGGTTGGAGCTCGACGCGCACGCCTTGCTCGAGCCGACAAGCTTGCCGATCCCGCGTCTGGTGGCGCACGGAACGCTGCTCGCCAGCACGTCCGATCACCCGTGGCCGTGGCTGATCGAGACCGAGGTCGTCGGCAGACCGTGGTCGGAGGTCGTGCCGACCTTGCCGCCGTCCGTTCAGCTCCGGAGCGCGGCCGAGCTGGGGGCGACTCTCCAGCGGTGGCACTCCGTTCCGCACGATCATGGACAGATCGTGAACGCTCGTTGGGATAACTTCCTGCGCCTGGTCACCGAGGAGCGCGACACCCTGGGCGCGGACGACGACCGGCTCGCGCTTCTAGGTCCCGTTCCCGAAGGCGCCCTGCACGCCTTGGCCGCGTCAACCTTGAGCGAGGTCGACACAACTCGGTCGACGAGCCTGCTACACAGCGACGTCCACGGCGGGAACGTGCTGCTGGATCCAGGGACCGGTGCCTTGGTCGGCATCATCGACTTCAACGAGGTCCAGGCAGGGCATGCGTGGTACGACCTCGCCGATGCCTGCTTCCGTCTCCTGCATGGCGATCCCCACCTGGTGCCGGCATTCCTCAACGGGTACGGGCTTTCCGAGGCCGACCTGGCCGACGGTGCGGCACTGCGGCTGCTCGGGTGGGGTCTGCTCCACGACTTCGACGTCCTCACTCCGGCAGCCGAGGCGCGCCGCCCGACACAGACTTCGGTGGCCGCCCTCGCCCTGCACCTCACCGGGCTCGGCGATTGA
- a CDS encoding helix-turn-helix domain-containing protein, translating into MDTADLLVHPVRLRIVHAMSGGQALTTAQLCARLPDVSKATVYRHVALLADGGVLEVSSEHRVRGAVERSYQLRREQAVIDAEQVASVDKDEHRRIFALAMAILTAEYNAYLDVDASDPVRDEVGYRQHALWLTPDERAALIDDLRAAIVPRLGNSPTDGRTRHLLSPIMFPTTQGK; encoded by the coding sequence ATGGACACCGCTGACCTGCTCGTTCACCCGGTCCGGCTGCGGATCGTGCACGCGATGTCGGGCGGCCAGGCCTTGACCACCGCCCAGCTGTGCGCGCGGCTGCCGGACGTGTCGAAGGCGACCGTGTACCGGCACGTCGCGCTACTCGCCGACGGCGGCGTGCTCGAGGTGTCCTCCGAGCACCGCGTGCGCGGCGCGGTCGAGCGCAGCTACCAACTGCGGCGCGAACAGGCGGTGATCGACGCCGAGCAGGTGGCGTCGGTCGACAAGGACGAGCACCGGCGCATCTTCGCCCTGGCGATGGCGATTCTCACGGCGGAGTACAACGCGTACCTCGACGTCGACGCTTCCGATCCCGTACGCGACGAGGTCGGCTACCGCCAGCACGCCCTGTGGCTCACCCCCGACGAACGCGCAGCACTGATCGACGACCTCCGCGCCGCCATCGTGCCGCGACTGGGCAACTCCCCCACCGACGGACGCACCCGACACCTGCTCAGCCCGATCATGTTCCCCACCACACAAGGCAAATAG
- a CDS encoding alpha/beta fold hydrolase: MEIGQRYDTNGRQLWLHRSGAGTPSVVFVPGGGLVGLDFLQVQERAAERTTSVIYDRAGTGWSDAVSLPRSAADVAGELHALLAAANVPAPYVLVGLHIEQPDAVVEAIGDVVG, translated from the coding sequence ATGGAGATCGGACAGCGGTACGACACCAACGGGCGGCAGCTGTGGCTGCACCGGTCCGGCGCGGGGACGCCGAGCGTGGTGTTCGTACCCGGGGGAGGCCTGGTCGGGCTCGACTTCCTGCAGGTGCAGGAACGTGCGGCCGAGCGGACGACGAGCGTCATCTACGACCGCGCCGGGACGGGCTGGAGCGACGCGGTGTCGTTGCCACGCTCGGCGGCCGACGTCGCGGGGGAGTTGCACGCGCTTCTGGCGGCGGCGAACGTGCCAGCGCCGTACGTGCTCGTCGGACTGCACATCGAGCAGCCGGATGCGGTCGTGGAGGCGATCGGTGATGTGGTGGGGTAG
- a CDS encoding winged helix DNA-binding domain-containing protein, with the protein MTVTARALNRATLARQLLLERSTLPVADAVRQIVGIQAQQPASPYVALWNRLSGFDPTDLDAAFAELRVVRSTLMRMTLHAVHADDYPTFREAVDPGLRASRLDSRYTISGLSPADADALTPELLAFVAQPRTAAECARWLERRFERELHEGAWWGVRSYAPMLRAPTGAPWQFNAKVSYVAPPARPTVGDAGVSAESLKVLLQRYLAGFGPASIADMAQFTLVPRTRVKAAVRELELEPVTDVLYDVPDAPRPDERTPAPPRLMAMWDSILFAYADRSRVISPEYRKHVTRVNGDTLPTLLVDGYVAGVWRAVDGGIEATAFHPLPAKVWKGLETEAGGLLALLSEREPRVYSFYERWWSQLPHAEVRVLGG; encoded by the coding sequence ATGACGGTGACCGCACGAGCGCTCAACCGCGCCACGCTCGCGCGGCAGTTGCTGCTGGAGCGCTCCACGTTGCCGGTCGCCGACGCGGTAAGGCAGATCGTCGGCATTCAGGCTCAACAACCCGCGTCGCCTTATGTCGCGTTGTGGAACCGACTCTCCGGTTTCGATCCCACCGACCTGGACGCCGCGTTCGCCGAGCTGCGGGTGGTCCGGTCGACGCTGATGCGGATGACGCTGCATGCCGTGCACGCCGACGACTATCCGACGTTCCGCGAGGCCGTCGATCCGGGACTGCGCGCATCGAGGCTGGACTCCCGGTACACGATCAGCGGACTGAGTCCCGCGGACGCAGACGCGCTGACGCCCGAGCTGCTGGCGTTCGTTGCCCAGCCGCGCACTGCCGCCGAGTGTGCGCGATGGCTCGAACGCAGGTTCGAGCGTGAGTTGCACGAGGGTGCGTGGTGGGGTGTGCGCTCGTACGCGCCGATGCTGCGGGCACCGACGGGTGCGCCGTGGCAGTTCAACGCGAAGGTCTCCTACGTCGCCCCGCCGGCGCGGCCGACCGTCGGCGACGCCGGCGTTTCCGCCGAGTCGCTGAAGGTTCTGCTGCAGCGTTATCTGGCGGGCTTCGGGCCGGCGTCGATCGCGGACATGGCGCAGTTCACGCTGGTGCCGCGGACGCGGGTGAAGGCCGCGGTGCGGGAGCTCGAGCTGGAGCCGGTGACCGACGTTCTGTACGACGTACCGGACGCGCCCCGACCGGACGAACGCACGCCCGCGCCGCCGCGGCTGATGGCGATGTGGGACAGCATCCTGTTCGCGTACGCGGATCGCAGCCGTGTCATTTCGCCCGAGTACCGCAAGCACGTGACCCGTGTGAACGGTGACACGCTGCCGACGCTGCTGGTCGACGGGTACGTGGCCGGCGTCTGGCGCGCGGTCGACGGGGGAATCGAGGCGACGGCGTTCCATCCGTTGCCGGCGAAGGTCTGGAAGGGGCTCGAGACGGAGGCCGGCGGACTGTTGGCGCTGCTGTCCGAACGAGAGCCGCGCGTGTACAGCTTCTACGAACGCTGGTGGAGCCAACTCCCCCACGCCGAGGTGCGGGTACTCGGCGGCTAG
- a CDS encoding GNAT family N-acetyltransferase — MSDLLLRLTIRDMVPADLPGLAWSGDPGHLKAVAEMLELASAGEAENLLVCLPSGGSVAKCALRYDENPGAGTLIMFSVHGLVQSCGIGTALIVECERRILTRGLSRAEIGVETDNPRAQALYERLGYVEYARKLGGWNYELPDGSTGRYETMLVDLNKQLVPARDVGGSSDLLLGLTIRDLGPADLPGPWAPYPGHVEAVIKVLDRVPSGGAECVTACLPSGVLVGKGVIDYEQDPGAGTLTMFDVEGLLHSCGIGTALVEECERRIRARGVRRIEIGAETNNPRAQALYERLGYVEYARKPGGWDQQLPDGTFGRYETTIVHLRKEFSE; from the coding sequence ATGTCGGATCTCCTGCTGAGGTTGACGATCCGCGACATGGTCCCGGCCGACCTGCCCGGCCTGGCGTGGTCGGGGGACCCCGGCCATCTGAAGGCCGTGGCGGAGATGCTCGAGCTCGCGTCCGCCGGCGAGGCGGAGAATCTTCTCGTCTGTCTCCCCTCTGGTGGGTCGGTCGCCAAGTGCGCTCTCCGGTACGACGAGAACCCGGGCGCGGGAACGTTGATCATGTTCTCCGTGCACGGCCTGGTGCAGTCGTGTGGCATCGGCACCGCACTGATCGTCGAGTGCGAGCGCCGGATCCTGACCAGGGGACTGTCCCGCGCGGAGATCGGCGTCGAGACGGACAATCCTCGCGCGCAGGCGCTGTACGAACGCCTCGGGTACGTCGAGTACGCGCGGAAGCTCGGCGGGTGGAACTACGAGCTGCCCGATGGCAGCACCGGCCGCTACGAGACCATGCTGGTCGATCTGAACAAGCAGCTCGTGCCAGCTCGCGACGTTGGCGGGAGCTCGGATCTCCTGCTGGGGTTGACGATCCGCGACTTGGGACCGGCCGACCTGCCCGGCCCGTGGGCACCGTATCCCGGCCATGTCGAGGCCGTCATCAAGGTGCTCGACCGCGTCCCGTCCGGCGGCGCGGAGTGTGTGACGGCCTGCCTGCCGTCCGGCGTACTCGTCGGCAAGGGCGTGATCGACTACGAGCAGGATCCCGGCGCCGGCACCTTGACCATGTTCGACGTCGAGGGGCTGCTCCACTCGTGCGGCATCGGCACCGCCCTGGTCGAGGAGTGCGAGCGGCGGATTCGAGCCAGGGGAGTGCGCCGCATCGAGATCGGAGCCGAGACGAACAACCCCCGTGCGCAGGCTCTGTACGAACGCCTCGGCTACGTCGAGTACGCGCGGAAGCCCGGCGGTTGGGACCAGCAACTGCCGGACGGCACGTTCGGCCGCTACGAGACCACGATCGTGCACCTGCGCAAGGAGTTCTCCGAGTAG
- a CDS encoding SGNH/GDSL hydrolase family protein, with the protein MASGEYLRYVALGDSQTEGLGDGDEIRGLRGWADRLAELVAAFSPELSYANLAVRGRVAAQVFEEQLPAALAMRPDLATVVAGVNDLLRPRWDLDAVMRHLEAIFAALTAQGARVATIAHGRDHVRDHEGNPPYTTSLAS; encoded by the coding sequence ATGGCCAGCGGTGAGTACCTGCGGTACGTCGCGCTCGGCGACAGCCAGACCGAGGGGCTCGGCGACGGGGACGAGATCAGAGGACTGCGTGGCTGGGCGGACCGGCTCGCGGAGCTGGTCGCCGCGTTCAGCCCGGAGTTGTCGTACGCGAACCTGGCGGTACGTGGTCGCGTCGCCGCGCAGGTGTTCGAGGAGCAACTCCCGGCGGCGTTGGCGATGCGCCCGGATCTGGCGACGGTGGTGGCGGGTGTCAACGACCTGTTGCGCCCGCGGTGGGACCTGGACGCGGTGATGCGTCACCTCGAGGCGATCTTCGCCGCGCTCACGGCGCAGGGTGCCCGGGTGGCGACGATCGCACACGGCCGTGATCATGTACGTGATCATGAAGGTAACCCGCCGTATACGACCAGTTTGGCTTCATGA